In Halopseudomonas xinjiangensis, a single genomic region encodes these proteins:
- a CDS encoding calcium/sodium antiporter, whose product MLMAIAAVIAGLALLVWSADKFVEGASATATHAGMPTLLVGMLIIGFGTSAPEMVVSALAASQGNPGLALGNAYGSNITNIALIIGLVAVISPISVHSQVLRKELPVLMGVTLLAGYQLIDGQLSRMDAWVLLGAFFLLMGWSIVQGLRGRGDALETEYDAELKANAMPLKPALIWLFVGLLLLVLSSRVLVWGAVSIAQSLGVSDLIIGLTIVAIGTSLPELASSIAAIRKNEHDLALGNVIGSGLFNTLAVVGIAAGIMPLSVDSVVLYRDWVVMAALTLALFIMGIGLRGRQGRINRVEGGILLCVYAAYTGYLAYTIIGA is encoded by the coding sequence ATGCTGATGGCCATCGCTGCTGTAATCGCCGGACTGGCGCTGCTGGTATGGAGTGCCGACAAGTTCGTCGAAGGCGCATCGGCCACTGCCACCCATGCGGGCATGCCTACGCTGCTGGTCGGCATGTTGATCATCGGTTTCGGCACCTCTGCTCCGGAAATGGTGGTTTCGGCACTGGCTGCCTCCCAAGGTAATCCTGGACTGGCGCTGGGCAATGCCTACGGCTCGAACATCACCAATATCGCGTTGATCATCGGCCTTGTCGCGGTCATCAGTCCGATCTCGGTGCACTCGCAGGTGTTGCGCAAGGAATTGCCGGTGCTGATGGGCGTCACGCTGCTGGCGGGCTATCAGCTGATCGATGGCCAGCTCAGCCGGATGGACGCCTGGGTGTTACTGGGGGCGTTCTTCCTGCTGATGGGCTGGTCGATCGTGCAGGGGCTGCGTGGTCGCGGCGATGCGCTGGAAACCGAGTACGACGCCGAACTGAAGGCGAACGCTATGCCGTTGAAGCCGGCACTGATCTGGCTGTTCGTCGGCCTGCTATTGCTGGTGCTCAGCTCGCGGGTGCTGGTCTGGGGCGCGGTCAGCATCGCTCAAAGTCTCGGCGTCAGCGATCTGATCATCGGCCTGACCATCGTCGCCATCGGCACCTCACTGCCGGAGCTGGCCTCTTCCATCGCAGCCATCCGCAAGAATGAGCACGATCTGGCCCTCGGCAACGTGATCGGCTCGGGCCTGTTCAACACCCTCGCCGTGGTCGGTATCGCCGCCGGCATCATGCCGTTGTCGGTCGACTCGGTCGTGCTCTATCGCGACTGGGTGGTGATGGCAGCGTTGACGCTCGCACTGTTCATCATGGGTATCGGTCTGCGCGGTCGGCAAGGTCGTATCAACCGGGTCGAAGGCGGGATACTGCTTTGCGTGTATGCCGCCTATACCGGCTACCTCGCCTACACCATCATCGGCGCCTGA
- a CDS encoding VF530 family protein → MPDPTPSRDPLHGVTLERMINELVDRYGWEGLGQRINIRCFTHDPSVKSSLRFLRKTPWAREKVEALYISMAREGGSGR, encoded by the coding sequence ATGCCCGACCCAACCCCATCCCGGGATCCCCTCCACGGCGTTACGCTGGAGCGCATGATCAACGAATTGGTTGACCGGTACGGTTGGGAAGGGCTTGGGCAGCGCATCAACATTCGCTGCTTCACGCATGACCCGAGCGTGAAATCGAGCCTGCGCTTTCTGCGGAAGACGCCCTGGGCTCGCGAGAAGGTTGAGGCCCTGTATATATCGATGGCGAGGGAAGGCGGCTCGGGTCGCTGA
- a CDS encoding AAA family ATPase encodes MITEIHMNAVASFKKATSLVTDRKINLIYGLNGTGKSTISNFFYEPNDSAFILCKKVPAASVPVLVYNQAFIRDNFYVADRLQGIFSLSKENKEAEQKIVDSTKRQGELEQDLKDKRSEQESATRAFSQKKYQAIEKVWSIKQTYAGGDRVLEYCLEGLKGQKDKLFAHLQSIPKPAGEPKKDVQTIRQEVEALQGDEAQLQPRLATISFSAHGVESDAVFQKSILGNSDSEVAALIEKLGSSDWVKQGLSYLPESVRNSNAQCPFCQEATISEKFIDSVRSYFDVTYEQQLDELAQLLKIYRAAFDSLLGLSPFTDHPFSQKHKDSITNKYQLFVGEIESNVRKIEEKIKSPKFPATLSDTAGLIADFNSVIDLINTEIDEYNDKLKNRKSALDNLRNEFWKLMRWQFDQTISRFDADQQAADRQLKGLMVEIGNIDTDLAKVRKEIADAQKQTVNIDHAVAAINAGLIDLGIDDFSVRKHSENLYRVVRAGDSKDAFHSLSEGEKMMISFLYFCELCKGKASSEDTHAQRIAVIDDPISSLSHVYVFNVGQLIRSVFFKGDRFSQVIVLTHSLYFFYEMTDPNHERREKTQKLFRLSKPSSGSVIQEMKYEEVQNDYQAYWSVVNDQSQPPALIANCMRNIVEYFFNFVRKKDLNNVFQMPELQDAKFQAFCRYINRESHSLGQNIIDMKEFNYDAFREGFKLVFEVTGFPDHYKAMSKC; translated from the coding sequence GTGATTACCGAAATCCACATGAATGCAGTGGCGAGCTTTAAGAAAGCCACATCGCTCGTTACGGATAGGAAAATAAATCTTATCTACGGCCTAAACGGAACCGGCAAATCAACAATCTCAAATTTTTTTTATGAGCCCAATGATTCTGCGTTCATCTTATGCAAAAAGGTACCCGCAGCATCGGTTCCAGTTCTCGTTTACAACCAAGCTTTCATCCGAGACAACTTTTATGTCGCGGATCGGTTGCAAGGCATCTTCAGCCTTTCAAAAGAGAACAAAGAAGCTGAACAAAAGATAGTCGACTCGACAAAAAGGCAAGGTGAGCTTGAGCAAGACCTAAAAGATAAGCGCAGTGAACAGGAATCGGCAACACGCGCATTTTCTCAAAAAAAATATCAGGCCATAGAGAAAGTTTGGAGCATCAAGCAGACCTATGCAGGCGGTGATCGCGTTCTTGAGTACTGTCTCGAAGGTCTAAAGGGACAAAAGGACAAGCTTTTTGCCCATCTCCAAAGCATCCCGAAACCTGCCGGTGAACCAAAAAAAGACGTTCAAACAATCCGGCAGGAAGTGGAAGCACTCCAAGGTGATGAAGCTCAGCTTCAACCGCGCCTGGCAACTATTTCTTTTTCTGCTCATGGTGTCGAGTCGGACGCAGTGTTCCAAAAATCCATCCTTGGGAATAGCGATAGCGAGGTTGCCGCTCTAATCGAAAAGTTGGGCAGCTCGGACTGGGTAAAGCAAGGCCTTTCGTACCTACCGGAAAGCGTACGTAATTCAAACGCACAATGCCCATTCTGTCAGGAAGCAACGATTTCAGAGAAATTTATCGACAGCGTGAGGTCGTATTTTGATGTGACCTACGAGCAGCAGTTAGATGAGCTTGCTCAACTTCTAAAGATTTACCGAGCCGCCTTCGATTCGTTGCTTGGGCTGAGTCCTTTTACCGACCATCCCTTTTCGCAAAAGCACAAGGACTCTATAACCAACAAATATCAGTTATTCGTGGGCGAGATCGAGAGTAATGTCCGCAAGATTGAAGAAAAAATAAAGAGCCCGAAATTTCCGGCTACGCTATCCGACACGGCTGGCCTGATCGCCGATTTCAACTCAGTAATAGATTTGATTAACACGGAAATCGACGAATACAACGACAAGCTCAAGAACCGTAAATCTGCTCTCGATAACTTACGAAACGAATTTTGGAAACTAATGCGGTGGCAGTTTGACCAAACGATATCGAGGTTTGATGCCGACCAACAGGCTGCTGACCGGCAATTGAAAGGCTTAATGGTAGAGATCGGAAATATCGATACTGACCTGGCTAAGGTGAGGAAAGAAATTGCGGACGCACAAAAACAGACAGTAAATATTGACCATGCGGTCGCCGCTATAAATGCGGGGCTTATTGACCTCGGCATAGATGATTTCAGCGTACGGAAGCATTCTGAAAATCTCTATCGAGTGGTGCGGGCCGGCGATTCGAAAGATGCATTTCACTCACTAAGCGAGGGGGAGAAGATGATGATCAGCTTCTTATACTTCTGCGAGCTGTGTAAAGGTAAGGCCAGCTCAGAGGACACCCACGCTCAGCGCATCGCGGTGATAGACGATCCAATTTCGAGCCTTTCTCATGTATACGTTTTTAACGTCGGGCAACTCATTCGTTCAGTTTTCTTCAAAGGGGATCGATTCAGTCAGGTTATTGTCTTAACCCATAGCCTCTACTTCTTCTACGAGATGACAGATCCGAATCACGAGCGCCGTGAAAAAACACAGAAATTGTTTAGACTTTCAAAGCCCTCTTCTGGCAGCGTCATCCAAGAGATGAAATACGAGGAAGTTCAAAATGACTATCAAGCGTACTGGTCCGTTGTCAACGACCAGTCTCAACCGCCGGCACTTATCGCAAACTGCATGCGCAACATAGTCGAGTACTTTTTCAACTTTGTGCGCAAGAAAGACCTGAATAACGTTTTTCAGATGCCGGAACTCCAAGATGCGAAGTTCCAAGCCTTTTGCCGATATATCAATCGGGAGTCACATTCACTAGGCCAGAACATCATAGATATGAAGGAATTTAACTATGACGCCTTCAGGGAGGGATTCAAGCTGGTTTTTGAGGTAACGGGGTTCCCGGACCACTACAAAGCCATGTCCAAATGCTAG
- a CDS encoding aminotransferase class V-fold PLP-dependent enzyme, with product MSSLVPTVDPDGLLEYSVVFTDRSLNHMSQTFQEVMRDISGTLKQVYQASAVAVVPGGGTYGMEAVARQFARNKRCMVIRNGWFSYRWSQIFEMGGMPAEEVVLKARQTGTGDQAPFAPAPIEEVVAEIRSRKPDIVFAPHVETAAGIMLPDDYLRAVGEAVREVGGLFVLDCIASGTVWVDMQACAVDVLISAPQKGWSASPCSALVMFSERAEQRLAETSSDSFACDLKKWRQIMQAYENGGHAYHATMPTDALRSFRDTMLETRDYGFDKVKQEQLELGRAVRALMQEKGFASVAADGFGAPGVVVCYTTDASIQNGKAFIAQGLQTAAGVPLMCDEPAGFKTFRVGLFGLDKLHNIERTVSNLRQALDAVKG from the coding sequence GTGTCCAGCCTGGTCCCCACCGTCGATCCGGACGGCCTGCTCGAATATTCCGTCGTCTTTACCGACCGCTCCCTGAACCACATGTCGCAAACCTTTCAGGAGGTGATGCGTGATATATCCGGCACGCTGAAGCAGGTCTACCAGGCCTCCGCAGTCGCCGTGGTCCCGGGTGGCGGCACCTACGGCATGGAAGCGGTGGCGCGCCAGTTCGCCCGCAACAAGCGCTGCATGGTTATTCGCAACGGCTGGTTCAGCTATCGCTGGAGCCAGATCTTCGAGATGGGCGGCATGCCCGCCGAGGAAGTCGTACTCAAGGCACGCCAGACCGGTACCGGCGATCAGGCACCGTTTGCGCCAGCACCTATCGAAGAAGTCGTGGCAGAAATCCGCAGCCGCAAGCCGGATATCGTCTTCGCACCGCACGTCGAAACCGCAGCCGGCATCATGCTGCCTGACGACTACCTGCGCGCCGTGGGCGAAGCCGTTCGCGAAGTCGGCGGTCTGTTCGTACTCGACTGCATCGCCTCCGGCACCGTCTGGGTGGACATGCAGGCCTGCGCAGTGGACGTACTGATCAGTGCTCCGCAGAAAGGCTGGAGCGCCTCACCCTGCAGCGCCCTGGTCATGTTCAGCGAGCGTGCCGAACAGCGCCTGGCCGAAACCAGCAGCGACAGCTTCGCCTGTGACCTGAAGAAATGGCGGCAGATCATGCAGGCCTACGAAAATGGCGGCCACGCCTACCACGCCACCATGCCCACCGATGCCCTGCGCAGCTTCCGCGACACCATGCTGGAAACCCGCGATTACGGCTTCGACAAGGTCAAGCAGGAGCAGCTGGAACTAGGCCGTGCCGTGCGCGCTTTGATGCAGGAAAAGGGCTTCGCCAGCGTCGCCGCCGACGGCTTCGGCGCGCCAGGCGTAGTGGTTTGCTACACCACCGATGCCAGCATTCAGAACGGCAAGGCATTCATCGCCCAGGGCCTGCAGACCGCAGCCGGCGTACCGCTGATGTGCGACGAGCCCGCCGGCTTCAAAACTTTCCGCGTCGGCCTGTTCGGCCTGGATAAACTGCACAATATCGAGCGCACCGTGAGCAACCTGCGCCAGGCGTTGGACGCGGTTAAGGGCTGA
- a CDS encoding VC0807 family protein, producing the protein MTDTTPRTPQHKPRPMVDLLVSILLPSVILMKFSGDDDLGAPLALIVALAFPIGWGLFELLRYRKFNFIAVLGVVSVMLTGGIGLFELDPQWLAIKEAAVPGVIGIAVLVSTRTRYPLIRTLLYNDTVLNVARVQERLEEHGQVSVFEERLSRATYFLAGTFFFSSVMNYLVAKWIVTSPAGTSAFNEELGRMTLVSYPVIALPTMIMMVLIMLYLWKTIHGLTGLKMEDIVAQKAS; encoded by the coding sequence ATGACTGACACTACTCCCCGCACGCCGCAGCACAAACCCCGCCCGATGGTCGATCTGCTGGTCAGCATTCTGCTGCCGTCAGTGATCCTGATGAAGTTCAGTGGTGACGATGACCTGGGCGCGCCGCTGGCGCTTATCGTGGCGCTGGCGTTTCCGATCGGCTGGGGTCTTTTCGAGCTGCTGCGCTACCGCAAATTCAACTTCATCGCCGTACTCGGGGTCGTCAGCGTCATGCTTACCGGCGGCATCGGGCTGTTCGAGTTGGATCCGCAATGGCTGGCGATCAAGGAAGCCGCGGTGCCGGGTGTGATCGGCATCGCCGTGCTCGTGTCGACGCGCACGCGTTATCCGTTGATTCGTACGCTGCTGTACAACGATACCGTGCTGAACGTTGCGCGGGTTCAGGAGCGCCTGGAAGAGCACGGTCAGGTGTCGGTGTTCGAGGAACGCCTTTCGCGCGCGACTTACTTCCTTGCCGGAACCTTCTTCTTTTCTTCTGTCATGAACTACCTTGTCGCCAAATGGATCGTGACCAGCCCGGCGGGGACCAGCGCATTCAATGAAGAGCTCGGCCGCATGACGCTGGTCAGTTATCCGGTGATCGCGCTTCCGACCATGATCATGATGGTGTTGATCATGCTGTATCTGTGGAAAACCATTCACGGCCTGACCGGCCTGAAGATGGAAGATATCGTCGCGCAGAAGGCAAGCTGA
- a CDS encoding zinc-binding dehydrogenase has translation MSDTNIELISTISEDNKLELALREIEIPQPGENQVVIRIEAAPINPSDLGVMFSVADMTTARQSGSADRPVISADVPPKFMGAVKKRVGKSIPVGNEGAGTVVAAGSSAAAQSLMGKTVAFIGGGSYRKYVCANVQSCLELEPGTTAVEGASSFVNPLTALAMVETMRAEGHKAIVHAAAASNLGQMLNRICIADGIDLVNIVRKPEQEALLREQGAKYVVNSSSDSFMADLTQALIDTGATIAFDPIGGGRLASDILTCMEAAVSRDMTEYNVYGSDIYKQVYIYGGLDRGPITLNRTFGFAWGVNGFLLFNALGKLGQHTAAAMRKRVAAEIKTTFASHYTHEVSLSGALQLDAISVYGKQATGEKFLIKPQS, from the coding sequence GTGTCAGATACCAACATCGAACTGATTTCGACGATTAGCGAAGACAACAAACTGGAACTTGCCCTGCGCGAGATCGAGATCCCACAGCCGGGCGAGAACCAGGTGGTCATCCGCATCGAAGCCGCCCCAATCAACCCGTCTGACCTGGGAGTCATGTTCAGCGTGGCGGATATGACCACCGCCAGGCAATCCGGCAGCGCTGATCGCCCGGTCATCAGTGCCGACGTGCCGCCCAAATTCATGGGCGCAGTGAAGAAGCGGGTTGGCAAGTCCATACCCGTGGGCAACGAAGGCGCGGGTACCGTCGTCGCCGCGGGCTCATCAGCCGCTGCGCAGAGCCTGATGGGCAAAACCGTTGCGTTCATTGGCGGGGGTAGCTACCGCAAATACGTATGCGCCAATGTGCAAAGCTGTCTGGAACTTGAGCCGGGTACGACGGCAGTCGAAGGCGCATCAAGCTTCGTTAATCCGCTGACCGCATTGGCCATGGTAGAAACCATGCGCGCCGAAGGTCACAAGGCTATCGTTCACGCTGCGGCGGCCTCTAACCTCGGACAAATGCTCAACCGCATCTGTATCGCCGACGGCATCGACCTGGTCAATATTGTCCGCAAGCCGGAGCAGGAAGCCTTGCTGCGCGAGCAGGGTGCCAAGTACGTGGTCAATTCGAGTAGCGACAGCTTTATGGCAGACCTGACCCAGGCACTGATCGACACCGGCGCGACCATCGCCTTCGACCCTATCGGCGGCGGTCGCCTGGCCAGTGACATCCTCACCTGCATGGAAGCCGCCGTCTCCCGCGACATGACTGAATACAACGTGTACGGTTCTGACATCTACAAGCAGGTGTATATCTATGGCGGCCTTGATCGCGGTCCCATCACGCTGAACCGCACCTTTGGTTTTGCCTGGGGTGTAAACGGCTTTCTGTTGTTCAATGCGTTAGGAAAGCTGGGTCAGCACACCGCCGCCGCCATGCGCAAACGCGTCGCGGCCGAAATCAAAACCACGTTCGCCAGCCACTACACCCACGAAGTATCCCTGTCCGGTGCGTTACAGCTGGATGCGATCTCGGTTTACGGCAAGCAGGCGACCGGAGAGAAGTTCCTGATCAAACCACAGAGCTAA
- a CDS encoding ABC transporter permease subunit: MNTRSTFSTVMLWLGLAFIYVPMLILVIYSFNDSRLVTVWGGWSIRWYVGLLDNQQLINAVQRSLQIAFFTACAAVLLGTLAAFVMTRIKRFRGRTLFSGLVTAPLVMPEVITGLSLLLLFVSMAQLVGWPAERGMVTIWIAHTTFSTAYVAIVVSGRLGELDQSIEEAALDLGSPPWKTFLLITVPMIAPSIFAGWLLAFTLSLDDLVLASFVSGPGATTLPMEVFSAVRLGVKPDINAIASLILLAVSLFTLLAWFVARSAEKRSRMPEAEAAPTWKDAIDSRRN, translated from the coding sequence ATGAACACTCGCTCGACCTTCTCCACCGTGATGCTCTGGCTGGGCCTGGCATTTATCTATGTGCCGATGCTCATCCTGGTGATCTATTCGTTCAACGACTCGCGCCTGGTCACCGTCTGGGGTGGCTGGTCGATTCGCTGGTACGTCGGCCTGTTGGATAATCAGCAGTTGATCAACGCGGTTCAGCGTAGTCTGCAGATCGCCTTTTTCACCGCATGTGCCGCGGTACTGCTGGGTACGCTCGCGGCATTCGTCATGACGCGCATCAAGCGCTTCCGCGGCCGTACGCTGTTCTCCGGACTGGTCACCGCACCGCTGGTGATGCCCGAAGTGATCACCGGCCTGTCGCTGCTGTTGCTGTTCGTCTCCATGGCCCAACTGGTTGGCTGGCCGGCCGAGCGCGGCATGGTGACCATCTGGATCGCCCATACCACCTTCTCCACGGCCTACGTGGCCATCGTGGTCAGCGGCCGTCTGGGTGAGCTGGATCAGTCCATCGAAGAAGCCGCGCTGGATCTCGGTTCGCCACCATGGAAGACCTTCCTGCTGATCACCGTGCCGATGATCGCGCCGTCGATCTTCGCCGGCTGGCTGCTGGCGTTCACGCTGTCGCTGGATGACCTGGTTCTGGCCAGCTTCGTTTCCGGCCCCGGCGCGACCACCCTGCCGATGGAAGTCTTCTCTGCCGTGCGCCTGGGCGTCAAGCCGGACATCAACGCCATCGCCAGCCTGATCCTGCTTGCCGTGTCGCTGTTCACCCTACTGGCCTGGTTCGTCGCCCGCAGCGCCGAGAAGCGCTCGCGGATGCCGGAAGCGGAGGCCGCGCCAACCTGGAAGGACGCCATCGACAGTCGCCGCAATTGA
- a CDS encoding ABC transporter permease subunit, whose product MSRGLSRLLPSGKLWVISIPYLWLFLFFLLPFAIVLKISFSQAAIAIPPYEPLLEYAQQSLNIALNLGNYLFLASDSLYYSAYLGSLKIAFFSTLVCLALGYPMAYAIARAPKDKQLVYLLLVMMPTWTAILIRVYAWMGILSTNGLLNSALMGMGITDSPIPILNTDTAVYIGVVYAYLPFMVLPLYANLVKHDMSLLEAAMDLGAGKTKAFWTVTVPLSKSGIIAGSMLVFIPVVGEFVIPELLGGPETLMIGKVLWQEFFNNRDWPIASALAIIMLLILLIPIILFHYNQSREMEKNA is encoded by the coding sequence ATGAGCAGGGGGTTGTCGCGACTGCTCCCGAGCGGGAAGCTGTGGGTCATCAGCATCCCATACCTGTGGCTGTTCCTGTTCTTTCTGCTGCCCTTTGCCATCGTACTGAAGATCAGCTTTTCGCAAGCGGCGATTGCCATTCCGCCCTATGAGCCACTGCTCGAATACGCCCAGCAATCGCTGAATATCGCGCTGAATCTGGGCAACTACCTTTTCCTGGCCAGCGACTCGCTGTACTACTCGGCCTACCTCGGCTCGCTGAAGATCGCCTTCTTCTCTACCCTGGTGTGTCTCGCCCTCGGCTACCCGATGGCCTACGCCATCGCCCGCGCGCCCAAGGACAAACAGCTGGTTTACCTGTTGCTGGTGATGATGCCGACCTGGACCGCGATTCTGATCCGCGTATACGCCTGGATGGGCATTCTCAGCACCAACGGCCTGCTCAATTCGGCGCTGATGGGCATGGGGATTACCGACTCGCCGATCCCCATCCTCAACACCGATACGGCCGTGTATATCGGTGTCGTCTACGCGTATCTGCCGTTCATGGTGTTGCCGCTGTATGCCAACCTCGTGAAGCACGACATGAGCCTGCTGGAAGCAGCCATGGATCTCGGCGCCGGCAAAACCAAAGCGTTCTGGACGGTTACCGTGCCGCTGTCGAAGAGCGGCATCATCGCCGGCTCGATGCTGGTGTTCATCCCGGTCGTCGGTGAGTTCGTCATTCCCGAGCTGCTCGGTGGCCCCGAGACGCTGATGATCGGCAAGGTGCTGTGGCAGGAGTTCTTCAATAACCGCGACTGGCCGATCGCCTCGGCGCTGGCGATCATCATGCTGCTGATCCTGCTGATTCCGATCATCCTGTTCCACTACAACCAGTCCAGAGAAATGGAGAAGAACGCATGA
- a CDS encoding long-chain-fatty-acid--CoA ligase — MDADLRWLKSYPDDVKWDVRLEPIPVYTLLDRAAERFPDRPAIDFFGSKLSYRRLSELVEHAAAGFQSLGVKPGVHVGLYLPNTPHYYIAFFGVLRAGGTVVNYSPLDAERTLEHKIEDSETDVMVTLDLAAFYPKMVSLRQRTRLKHLVVGSLGDFCETLTDAQAQSLGPVAESDTADGSVHFTKLLDNDGKYHAYRIADPARELAVLQYTGGTTGAPKGAMLTHGNITTSCAQLEEILRGTLEPGNERVLAVLPPFHIYALMVNMVFGLSMGSEIHLHPRFDVEAALREISESRITTFPGVPTMFIGLLSHPATASHDLTSLKMCNSGGAPLPVEVQQQYGRVAGCALKEGWGMTETTTTGTFSPKDAEPRPGSCGIPVPGARIRIAPLDGSAGSVPVGERGEVCIAGPNITIGYWKRDDATAEAMTEDGYLRTGDVGYMDEDGYVYIVDRTKDMILCSGYNVYPRVIEEAIYEMPCVEEVSVIGVDDPYRGQAPKAFIKLKAGSDPLDFETLQAFLESRLGKHERLQSMEVRDALPRTPVGKLSKKELYEEERLRGQACA, encoded by the coding sequence GTGGACGCAGATCTGCGCTGGTTGAAATCCTATCCCGACGATGTGAAGTGGGACGTGAGGCTTGAGCCCATCCCGGTCTACACCCTGCTCGACCGTGCGGCTGAGCGTTTCCCGGATCGTCCGGCTATCGACTTCTTCGGCAGCAAGCTCAGCTACCGTCGCCTGAGCGAGCTGGTCGAGCACGCTGCAGCGGGGTTTCAGTCGCTGGGCGTCAAGCCCGGCGTGCATGTTGGCCTTTACCTTCCCAATACGCCGCACTATTACATCGCATTCTTCGGTGTCCTGCGAGCCGGTGGCACGGTCGTCAACTATTCGCCGTTGGACGCCGAACGCACGCTCGAACACAAGATCGAGGATAGCGAGACCGATGTGATGGTCACGCTCGATCTGGCCGCGTTCTACCCGAAGATGGTCAGCCTGCGTCAGCGCACGCGTCTGAAGCATCTGGTCGTCGGCTCGCTGGGTGATTTCTGCGAAACGCTCACCGATGCTCAGGCCCAATCTCTCGGGCCTGTGGCGGAGAGCGACACAGCCGATGGCTCTGTGCACTTCACCAAACTGCTGGATAACGACGGCAAGTACCACGCATACCGAATCGCCGACCCGGCGCGCGAATTGGCCGTACTGCAGTACACCGGTGGCACCACCGGCGCACCGAAGGGCGCCATGCTCACCCATGGCAACATCACTACCTCCTGCGCGCAGCTCGAAGAAATTCTGCGCGGTACGCTCGAACCCGGCAATGAGCGCGTGCTGGCCGTTCTGCCGCCTTTCCATATTTACGCATTGATGGTGAATATGGTGTTCGGCCTGAGTATGGGTTCCGAGATCCATCTGCATCCTCGCTTCGACGTCGAAGCAGCACTGCGCGAGATCAGTGAAAGCCGGATCACCACTTTCCCCGGCGTGCCGACCATGTTCATCGGCCTGTTGAGCCACCCGGCGACGGCCAGCCATGACCTGACCTCGCTGAAGATGTGCAACTCCGGCGGCGCGCCTTTGCCGGTCGAAGTCCAGCAGCAGTATGGCCGAGTCGCCGGCTGCGCACTGAAGGAAGGCTGGGGCATGACCGAAACCACCACCACCGGCACCTTCTCGCCGAAGGATGCCGAGCCGCGTCCGGGTTCGTGCGGTATTCCGGTGCCTGGCGCACGCATTCGCATCGCCCCGCTCGATGGCTCGGCTGGCAGCGTGCCGGTCGGCGAACGCGGCGAGGTGTGCATCGCCGGGCCGAACATTACCATCGGCTACTGGAAGCGCGACGATGCGACCGCCGAGGCGATGACCGAGGATGGTTATCTGCGCACCGGCGATGTCGGATACATGGACGAGGACGGCTACGTATACATCGTCGACCGGACCAAGGACATGATTCTCTGCAGCGGTTACAACGTCTATCCGCGGGTGATCGAGGAGGCCATCTACGAGATGCCCTGCGTCGAGGAAGTGTCGGTGATCGGCGTTGACGATCCCTACCGCGGCCAGGCGCCGAAAGCCTTCATCAAGCTCAAGGCCGGCTCCGACCCGCTGGATTTCGAAACGCTGCAAGCCTTCCTTGAATCCCGACTGGGCAAGCATGAGCGCTTGCAGTCGATGGAAGTGCGTGATGCCCTGCCGCGCACGCCAGTCGGCAAGCTGTCGAAGAAGGAGCTATACGAAGAAGAAAGGCTGCGCGGGCAGGCCTGCGCCTGA